The Deltaproteobacteria bacterium region GGACCCGCGCCACTGATCAATGAAGGGAAGGAGTGTTTCCTTGTTCACCAGGTCTACCTTATTGATGGCGAGAATGACCGGCAGGGCTCTCTTTTTCAAAGAATTAAGGATGATTTCGTCCGAAGCCCTGTCCGGGCAAGCAGCATCTGTAATGAACACCACCAAATCCACGTCGCCCAAGACCCTCAAGGCCACTTCCACGATGCGCACATTCAAGGGCCCCTTAGCACGATGAATACCAGGCGTATCCAGAAATACAAGCTGGGCCCCAGGCAGATGTGCCACTCCAAGAATGCGGTTGCGGGTGGTCTGCGGTTTTTCCGAGGTGATGGCGATCTTTTGGCCCAAAAGCTGGTTCAGAAGGGTGGATTTTCCCACATTGGGTGCGCCTATGATGCCAATAAACCCGGATTTAAATGGAGATTTTGTAGTCATTAGCTCCGCTTCAGCAATAATGTTAATCCCATCGTTCTCCGTATAGTTTGTTATCTTAGCACAATCCTGCCGAAAAAAAACACCCAGTTGACTTTAGGAGCTTCTCGGCATAAAGGTACTTCTCATAACAAAGTCCAAAGAGAAAAGACTCAAAAAAATCCAGGTTCGGAACTTGCGTCAGTTTGCTTATCACGTCAGAAAAAATTTAATGACTTTAACATTCAGGAAACGCCCCTCTCGGACAATCTGTATTGCTTTATTAGTTCTTGTTTTGCTGCTGGAAAGCGGATGTGGGATCTTACGCGGAGCTGCAATTCGCGATGTTGCTGGCGTCTTCTCAGATCCGTCCGGATCAAGAGTATTCGTTGAGGACGATGATCCTGCACTGATTCGCGACGCCTTGCCATTTGTTCTCAAAACTTACGAAGCGCTGCTTGCCTCAGAACCTGAGGACCGCAATCTCTTGTTGGCAACCGCTAATGGATTTGTGTCGTATGCGAAGGCATTTGTCCACGCTGAGGCAGAGAGGTCAGAAGAACTCGATCATAAGCGTGCACAGCATCTTCGACGGCGAGCGACAAGGCTATACTTGCGCGGACGAAATTATGCCTTGGCTGCTCTGGCGCTTGATTATCCTGACTTTGAGACAAAACTGCAGGAAGACCCTCAGTGGGTCCTTCAGGATTTGTCAACAAAAGACGTGCCGCTGCTCTTCTGGGCTGCGGCCGGTTGGGCAGGCGCCATTTCCGCGGATGTAAACAATATGTCTCTTGTAGCGGAACTTCCTATTGCAGAGGCTATGATGCGCCGTGCCCTGGACCTCGATGAAGATTTTGAGAGCGGGGCCATTCATGAGTTTTTCATAGCCTATGAGGGAAGCCGCTCGGAAGCTATGGGAGGAAGCGCAGAACGCGCCCGTGAGCACTTCGATCGCGCTGTTGCACTCACCAGGGGGAAGAAGGCTTCACCCTATGTTTCACTGGCGTCATCTGTGGCAGTCCGCAAACAAGATTTCAAAATGTTCAAAGATCTCTTGCGTAAAGCCCTTGCCATTGACCCGAACGCTATGCCCGAATGGAGACTTGCTAACATATTGGCTCAGGAGAAAGCGCAGTGGTTGTTGGATCACAGCCCACAGCTTTTTCTGGACTACGAGGAGACCGAATCATGAAAACGGCGATCTTCTGCGTATTTATTAACGTGGTGGCGCTGGGAGTTGCTCCGGCGTTCTCACAAGTCATTAAACTCGGCACGGTCGCCCCTGAAGGTTCCCCATGGCATGAAGCAATGTTGGAAGTAGCCCAAAAGTGGAAAGAGCTGAGTAACGGCAAGGTCACACTGAGAGTCTATGCTGGGGCTGTGGCCGGGGACGAAAAGGACATGTTACGTAAGATCCGCATCGGGCAATTGCACGCAACGGCTCTTACTAGTGGAACTCTAATCGATATTGTTCCCGACATCGAGGCCATCTCTTTTCCCATGCTTATCCGAACTGACGGAGAATTTGATTACGTAATAGAAAGCATGGGGCCGGAATTCGAAGCCCGCCTGGCCAAGAAAGGATTTAAGGTCCTAACCTGGAGTACAACGGGCTGGGTCCACTTCTTCACAAAGGAACCGGTCATAAGGCCCTACGATATGAAGAGGCGGAAATTTTTTTTCTGGGGCTCGGATACCGCCTATGTGGAACTAATGAAGACCTTGGGATTCAATCCGGTCCCTCTGGCGATCACAGACTTGCTACCATCGCTGCAAACCGGCCTGGTGGACTCGTTTCCCGCACCGCCGGCCGCGGCCTTGTCTTTCCAGTGGTTTGCGCTGGCGCCCCACATGACAGACCTTCGGTGGCAGCCGCTTCCCGGAACAACAGTGGTCTCAATGAGACAATGGGACAGGATCCCAGGAGATCTGCGCCCGTTGCTTGAAAATGCCGCCCGCGAGGCAGGGGCCAGGTTGCAAAAGCAAATTCGCAAATTAGAACAAGATGCAATTGCGGCCATGAAGAGCCATGGGCTTACTGTTCATCCAGTTTCTCCGGAGGTGGAGGAAAAATGGAAGACTCTTGTTTGGGAAAAGGGATATCCTGTCTTTGTGGGGCCGCGCTTTTCTGAAAAGATTTTTAATACTGTTCGTGGCTTACTGGATGAATACCGACAAAGCTCAAAGCGGCATTAATCTTCGTTTCGACCATGGTCACCGTTACCTTTTTGTTGGTCGCGATTCCAGTCCCTACTTCACTTAAGTCTAGAAAGTTAACAATGCTCAAGTCCTTTTTTACCTTCAAGTTTTCAGCTTCGCCGGTTTCGTAAAAAAAGTCGAATCCAGCCAATGTGTCATTTCGACCGCGCCGACTTCGCCATAGTCCGCCTGAGGCGGACGACGGCTGAAAGGGAGAAATCTTATGCTTTCGGCATGTTAGACGGAAAGGATTTCTCCCTGGCCCAGACCGGGTTTTTCTCTCCTGGGCACTGTCCAACTTCTGTCGCGCCAGGGCGGGCAGGGCGGGCGCTTCGCTCGAAATGACAATTCGTTGAGTTTTTTACGATTTCATCAGCTTTGAACTTTGTCTTTACGTGCATCCAATGAAGCCTGATCCCGACACTACTATTCCCTCAGCGGGTATCCTCGGACACCCGGCCCGGTGGCTCCGCCGAACCGAGGACGCCATCTTGGCTGTAGCCCTGTTGCTCATGGCATTGATCCCAGTTGTCGAATTGCTGGGACGCGCCTGGGTCGGCAAAGGGATTCCGGGTGCTACAGAATATCCCCAACACCTCACCCTGTGGGTCGGATTTCTTGGCGCCATGCTTGCCACACGCGAAGGCAAACACCTCAAGATCATCGCAGCTACACGCTCGCTTCCGCCGCAGGTGAGCCGTATCGTTGATTGTCTGGTTGCCTTCACATCGGCTGCTATTTGTGCCTGCTTGTTTTGTGCCAGTCTGGAATTGGTCATAGCTGAGGCGCCCGGATTGCCTTCTTGGACGGCCAAAATCATACCTGATTTCGTCGAGCGTCGGCTCGAACCCTTTGGTCTTTTTGAAAACGGCGGATTGACAACTATCGGGGGGTGGATCCCAATCTGGATAGCCGAAGCCGTCATGCCCTTTGGCTTCGCGATCATGGCCATTCGTTTCATTCTCCGTGCATCAAAACGCGCCTGGGTTAGGGTCCTGGTTGGGCTCAGTCTCCCGGCAATGATTCTGTTATCGACCCTTTCTTCCGCCGCTGCATCACAACTCGTCCTGCCGGGTATGATATTGCTGCTTATGGCAGCAGGCTTGGGAATGCCTATCTTCATCTTGCTCGGTGGCGTGGCGCTGTTGCTCTTCTGGGGTGACGGTGTAACGGTCGCCGCCATACCTGCCGAAACGTATCGCATAGTGGCATCCCCGATCTTTCCAACTATACCACTATTGACTCTGGCCGGCTTCATACTTTCCGAGGGTCGTGCCAGCGAACGCCTGGCTCGCGTCTTTAGGGCCCTGTTCGGATGGATTCCTGGTGGATTGGCGGTAGCCGCAACGCTACTGTGCGCCTTCTTTACGACATTCACGGGAGCATCGGGCGTGACCATTCTCGCCCT contains the following coding sequences:
- a CDS encoding TRAP transporter large permease subunit, with protein sequence MKPDPDTTIPSAGILGHPARWLRRTEDAILAVALLLMALIPVVELLGRAWVGKGIPGATEYPQHLTLWVGFLGAMLATREGKHLKIIAATRSLPPQVSRIVDCLVAFTSAAICACLFCASLELVIAEAPGLPSWTAKIIPDFVERRLEPFGLFENGGLTTIGGWIPIWIAEAVMPFGFAIMAIRFILRASKRAWVRVLVGLSLPAMILLSTLSSAAASQLVLPGMILLLMAAGLGMPIFILLGGVALLLFWGDGVTVAAIPAETYRIVASPIFPTIPLLTLAGFILSEGRASERLARVFRALFGWIPGGLAVAATLLCAFFTTFTGASGVTILALGGLLLPVLLKSGFRANFSIGLLTSTGSLGLLLPPSLVVILYSVIAHVPILDMFKAGLIPGALLIAPICLLCIWQGFKTGAGHAPFILRQAAAAIWIAKWEIAMPIFLLALIFGGFCTLVEASAVLVIYALIVEVCIFRDLNLQRLLNMLVKCAALVGGVLIILGVAMGLTSYLVDAQVPAHAATWATNHLHSRWSFLLALNAGLIVVGCLMDIYSALVVVVPLILPMAESFGVHPAHLGIIFLANLQLGYLTPPVGMNLFFASFRFEKPLTVVARDALPFLFIMALVVLLITYVPWLTLGMLELLR
- a CDS encoding TRAP transporter TatT component family protein, which translates into the protein MTLTFRKRPSRTICIALLVLVLLLESGCGILRGAAIRDVAGVFSDPSGSRVFVEDDDPALIRDALPFVLKTYEALLASEPEDRNLLLATANGFVSYAKAFVHAEAERSEELDHKRAQHLRRRATRLYLRGRNYALAALALDYPDFETKLQEDPQWVLQDLSTKDVPLLFWAAAGWAGAISADVNNMSLVAELPIAEAMMRRALDLDEDFESGAIHEFFIAYEGSRSEAMGGSAERAREHFDRAVALTRGKKASPYVSLASSVAVRKQDFKMFKDLLRKALAIDPNAMPEWRLANILAQEKAQWLLDHSPQLFLDYEETES
- the dctP gene encoding TRAP transporter substrate-binding protein DctP gives rise to the protein MKTAIFCVFINVVALGVAPAFSQVIKLGTVAPEGSPWHEAMLEVAQKWKELSNGKVTLRVYAGAVAGDEKDMLRKIRIGQLHATALTSGTLIDIVPDIEAISFPMLIRTDGEFDYVIESMGPEFEARLAKKGFKVLTWSTTGWVHFFTKEPVIRPYDMKRRKFFFWGSDTAYVELMKTLGFNPVPLAITDLLPSLQTGLVDSFPAPPAAALSFQWFALAPHMTDLRWQPLPGTTVVSMRQWDRIPGDLRPLLENAAREAGARLQKQIRKLEQDAIAAMKSHGLTVHPVSPEVEEKWKTLVWEKGYPVFVGPRFSEKIFNTVRGLLDEYRQSSKRH